A window from Kluyveromyces lactis strain NRRL Y-1140 chromosome E complete sequence encodes these proteins:
- the APM3 gene encoding Apm3p (similar to uniprot|P38153 Saccharomyces cerevisiae YBR288C APM3 Mu3-like subunit of the yeast AP-3 complex which functions in transport of alkaline phosphatase to the vacuole via the alternate pathway clathrin associated protein medium chain), with translation MIVSIYVNDRCQETLFQYSTVAECPTFRQLVVKLQGKDESWESKYCNEINSELKLCRHVSLLNPVVYWCLISCSESTVSVVSLLEEIDLLLLQYFDKDQLTKQKINNNLDRLSMLFHCILDAGQPVITDSNRLKAMVPSRNDLSKLLKTTTNTITKTLQQPDGSMFKNGPEKSRFSGSRYPSSSASSVSSFHVGSPGSSLVDHSVDESGVPWRMSGINYANNEIFIDMSEEINAIVEKGKLLTGHIKGCIDLNNHLSGQPLVEMKLGLLDHKLSHLNTTFHRCILEDKANSINDLIAGKFTKLTFVPPDGRTRLCQYTLPLVKRDSNLGIIDVNLQSSLGKRLDEFEVRVTVGMSTTVKEIENMSMTIRMNRNFKGIVRVMRNTHGGVETNMTRGEVNWHLDKNMVCGSMAVLRCIAELEPELASNDQTSSRSSVVQPPSSHLTSLLQPSFIKCYYEHKSQLPSGIKLQSIDVVNGGPKKPFKGVKYLTKTGSLEYR, from the coding sequence ATGATTGTTAGCATATATGTCAATGATAGGTGCCAGGAAACGCTATTCCAGTACTCAACAGTAGCAGAGTGCCCTACTTTTCGGCAACTAGTTGTTAAACTACAAGGTAAAGACGAATCATGGGAGTCTAAATACTGCAATGAGATAAATTCTGAGTTGAAGCTTTGCAGACACGTTTCTTTGCTGAATCCAGTTGTTTATTGGTGTTTAATTTCGTGTTCAGAGTCCACAGTTTCCGTGGTATCTTTGTTAGAAGAGATAGATTTACTGTTGTTACAATATTTCGATAAGGACCAATTAACGAAGCAGAAGATAAATAATAACCTCGATCGATTATCGATGCTTTTCCATTGTATCCTTGATGCTGGGCAACCGGTGATAACAGACTCGAACCGTTTAAAGGCAATGGTCCCAAGTAGAAACGATTTATCgaaattgttgaagacGACAACCAATACAATTACCAAGACCTTACAACAACCGGACGGGTCAATGTTTAAGAATGGTCCGGAAAAATCAAGGTTTAGTGGCAGTAGATATCCATCTTCATCCGCTTCATCCGTTTCCTCGTTCCACGTTGGGTCTCCTGGCTCCTCGTTAGTTGATCATTCCGTTGATGAATCTGGTGTCCCATGGAGAATGAGCGGCATCAACTATGCTAATAACGAAATATTCATCGATATGAGTGAGGAAATTAACGCTATTGTGGAAAAGGGGAAACTGTTAACCGGACATATCAAGGGTTGTATCGACTTAAACAACCATCTCAGCGGACAGCCATTGGTTGAGATGAAACTTGGGCTCTTAGACCACAAGCTTAGCCACTTAAACACGACTTTCCATAGATGCATCTTAGAGGATAAGGCGAACAGCATAAATGATTTAATCGCTGGGAAATTCACTAAGCTAACGTTTGTACCTCCTGATGGACGTACTAGGCTCTGTCAATATACCCTACCGTTGGTGAAAAGAGACTCAAACCTCGGCATTATAGACGTAAATTTACAAAGCAGTTTAGGTAAAAGACTTGACGAATTTGAGGTCCGCGTCACCGTTGGAATGAGCACGACggtgaaagaaatagaaaacaTGAGCATGACTATCAGGATGAATAGAAATTTTAAGGGAATAGTACGTGTCATGAGAAACACTCACGGCGGTGTCGAAACAAATATGACTCGTGGCGAAGTTAATTGGCATTTGGACAAAAACATGGTATGCGGTTCAATGGCTGTACTACGTTGTATAGCGGAACTGGAACCCGAACTCGCCTCCAATGACCAAACATCTAGTAGATCTTCGGTTGTTCAACCACCTAGTTCACACTTAACATCCTTACTACAACCTAGTTTCATCAAATGTTACTACGAACACAAATCCCAGCTTCCCTCCGGAATCAAACTTCAATCAATCGACGTAGTTAATGGAGGTCCAAAAAAACCGTTCAAAGGTGTTAAGTACCTCACAAAGACTGGTTCGCTAGAGTATAGGTGA
- the CTI6 gene encoding Cti6p (similar to uniprot|Q6B1X3 Saccharomyces cerevisiae YPL181W CTI6 Protein that relieves transcriptional repression by binding to the Cyc8p-Tup1p corepressor and recruiting the SAGA complex to the repressed promoter contains a PHD finger domain) yields the protein MKRETRDRGRTDLAPEKYVEDSDPEPEDEGETRCICGKIEPPDDSGLYIQCEQCHVWQHGYCVGISEEETPDKYWCEQCKPELHSLYTTDLGEKRSIYKPIQQRRRKNRRSKRNSESDGEVSNAGSSLENQSPSSSVVSGNIGSQRLSRQRRNSSNVELSKDEGEDSIADSGNGEDKDENIPKREFDPIDENQKVADRKRATSSAREEKHYQLMLEKALRESRRSSKDGTDPEDQDILKEEEASGKSASPKNYTRDTESPEVEGSEADEAASQSRKRARTTTKSTSPSGSEDDSKSKRSRRGKSNGSTTQSNSRIYKTSSGRVARNSKASSSKGSGSSGSSNLSKSNGQSNDIGINKPLKPRIPSQRTTMHEMRRRVNAILEFISRTQLEISNDQRQRDQLCQFVENEEFLENINKIFSSYDESFKTMDELTRKLLLWEQKFSPAS from the coding sequence ATGAAGCGAGAAACGAGGGACCGTGGAAGGACGGACCTTGCACCAGAGAAGTATGTAGAGGACTCTGATCCAGAGCCTGAGGATGAAGGTGAGACTCGGTGTATTTGTGGGAAAATTGAACCGCCAGATGATTCGGGTCTTTATATTCAATGTGAACAATGCCATGTTTGGCAACATGGATATTGTGTGGGCATATCTGAGGAGGAAACTCCGGATAAGTATTGGTGCGAGCAGTGTAAACCAGAGCTACACTCGCTCTACACAACGGATCTTGGTGAGAAGAGGTCAATATACAAGCCAATTCAGCAACGCCGTAGGAAAAATAGAAGGTCGAAAAGAAACTCCGAATCGGATGGAGAAGTATCAAACGCTGGAAGTTCACTAGAGAACCAATCTCCTTCTAGCTCAGTGGTTAGTGGAAATATTGGATCTCAAAGATTATCTCGGCAAAGGAGAAATAGTAGTAATGTTGAATTATCGAAGGATGAAGGTGAAGATTCTATTGCGGACTCCGGAAATGGTGAAGATAAGGATGAAAATATTCCCAAGCGCGAGTTTGAtccaattgatgaaaatcAAAAGGTTGCAGATCGTAAACGTGCTACATCCAGTGCCAGGGAAGAGAAACATTATCAACTTATGCTAGAGAAAGCCCTACGCGAAAGCAGACGCTCTTCAAAAGATGGCACCGATCCCGAAGACcaagatattttgaaggaagaagaggcaTCAGGGAAGTCCGCCTCACCAAAGAATTACACTAGAGATACGGAATCTCCAGAAGTGGAAGGATCTGAAGCTGATGAAGCAGCTAGTCAATCAAGAAAACGAGCTAGAACGACAACAAAATCTACATCGCCATCAGGTTCCGAAGATGACtccaaatcaaaaagatcaagaagagGTAAGAGCAATGGTTCAACCACGCAAAGTAACTCAAGGATTTACAAGACCTCAAGTGGAAGAGTTGCAAGGAATTCTAAAGCTAGCAGCTCAAAAGGATCGGGTTCCTCTGGAAGTTCAAACTTGTCGAAATCTAATGGACAATCTAATGATATCGGAATCAACAAGCCTCTAAAACCCAGGATTCCCTCTCAGAGGACCACTATGCATGAaatgagaagaagagttaACGCTATTCTGGAATTTATCTCAAGGACACAGTTAGAAATATCTAATGACCAACGTCAACGGGATCAGTTGTGCCAGTTTGTGGAAAACGAAGAATTCCtggaaaatattaataaaATATTCTCCAGTTACGACGAATCCTTCAAAACGATGGATGAGCTAACGAGGAAATTACTGCTTTGGGAGCAAAAGTTTAGTCCAGCTTCTTAA
- the VPS45 gene encoding Vps45p (similar to uniprot|P38932 Saccharomyces cerevisiae YGL095C VPS45 Protein of the Sec1p family essential for vacuolar protein sorting required for the function of both Pep12p and the early endosome/late Golgi SNARE Tlg2p), producing MNLFTVGDYYISRIANFQSKPSDTSIQEKSRVKALILDNDTLSTISMCTTQTELLKHEIYLVDKLENIHRDPMPHLKCLCYLKPTEDTIQDLLHELQDPKYGEYQIFFNNQVSKSQLERLAERDDMEVVTHVEEVFQDYLIVNEDVFTLEIPLYNLLQNQLVWDPKGLQETSNGLISLLLSLKLNPTIAYDSDSKLCQKLAKDLEYEIKTNERQLFDFPVRDSNPLLILLDRKSDPLTPLLQPWTYQSMINEYIGIKRNLVDLSNVPNIDPDLKQVVLSSKQDKFFKETMYMNFGDLADKVKNYVTQYKNKTNITKQINTIEDIKEFIEKFPEFKKLSGNISKHMAIVSELDRQLQLKNIWEVSELEQNLSSHDDNNDDFVELKRILNLPTLESYYKLKLCCIFVLRHGKNESRVSELENILRQQCDPTQISLYFQFKQRFGSIFNKHKAPQDNDLISGLTKKFNRLGSTSAENVFMQHVPELTTLLSDLDKNKFPQEGVTLLNQNIDPKTYMPQDVVILIVGGLTIEEARAVHQFNEKQSKNKDNCRVIIGGTSIISTEQFLTDVCAVNDKPVDLL from the coding sequence ATGAATTTGTTTACGGTTGGTGATTATTATATCAGCAGAATCGCAAATTTCCAGTCCAAACCGTCGGACACCTCGATACAGGAGAAGTCGAGAGTAAAGGCATTGATTTTGGATAATGACACACTCTCTACGATATCGATGTGTACTACTCAAACCGAGCTATTAAAGCACGAGATTTACTTGGTCGATAAACTTGAGAATATTCACAGAGATCCAATGCCACATTTGAAATGTTTATGCTATTTGAAACCCACTGAGGATACGATTCAAGACCTATTACACGAATTACAGGATCCCAAGTATGGCGAATACCagattttcttcaataacCAGGTGAGTAAGTCCCAGTTGGAACGGTTAGCCGAAAGAGATGATATGGAGGTTGTCACACATGTAGAAGAAGTTTTCCAAGACTACCTAATTGTGAACGAGGATGTCTTCACTTTAGAGATCCCGTTGTACAATCTTCtccaaaatcaattggTATGGGATCCAAAGGGATTGCAGGAGACGTCTAACGGGTTAATCTCATTGCTACTATCGTTAAAACTAAATCCGACAATTGCGTATGACTCGGATAGCAAATTGTGTCAAAAGTTAGCTAAGGATTTAGAGTATGAAATTAAGACAAATGAAAGGCAGTTATTTGATTTTCCCGTCAGAGATTCGAATCCGTTACTAATTTTACTTGACAGGAAATCGGATCCATTGACACCATTACTTCAACCGTGGACCTATCAATCGATGATAAATGAATATATCGgaataaaaagaaacttgGTAGACCTTTCGAATGTACCAAATATCGATCCCGATTTGAAGCAGGTTGTACTCTCTTCAAAACAAGataagttcttcaaagaaacaatgTATATGAATTTTGGTGATTTGGCAGATAAGGTGAAGAACTATGTTACTCAGTATAAAAATAAGACCAACATTACCAAACAAATCAATACGATAGAAGATATTAAAGAGTTCATCGAAAAGTTCCCCGAATTTAAGAAACTCTCAGGCAACATTTCAAAACATATGGCCATTGTTAGTGAATTAGATAGGCAATTACAACTGAAGAATATATGGGAAGTCAGTGAGCTAGAGCAAAACCTCTCTTCACATGATGACAATAACGATGACTTTGTAGAACTGAAGAGAATTCTAAACTTACCAACCTTAGAATCATATTACAAATTAAAATTATGCTGCATTTTTGTTCTACGACACGGCAAGAACGAATCTAGAGTTTCTGAGTTGGAGAATATTCTAAGACAACAGTGTGATCCCACACAAATTTCTCTTTACTTTCAATTTAAACAGAGATTTGGGTCAATATTCAATAAACACAAAGCTCCTCAGGacaatgatttgattagtGGATTAACCAAGAAATTCAACAGATTAGGCAGCACCAGCGCTGAAAATGTGTTTATGCAACATGTTCCTGAATTGACAACACTTCTCAGCGATTTGGATAAAAACAAGTTCCCACAAGAGGGAGTGACTCTTTTAAACCAAAATATTGACCCTAAGACATATATGCCACAAGATGTTGTTATATTGATCGTCGGAGGCCTCACTATAGAAGAAGCGCGCGCAGTACATCAATTCAATGAGAAACAGAGTAAAAATAAGGACAATTGCAGAGTTATCATTGGAGGAACCTCGATTATTTCTACAGAGCAATTTTTAACAGATGTTTGCGCCGTTAATGATAAACCAGTTGACTTATTATGA
- the TCO89 gene encoding Tco89p (weakly similar to uniprot|Q08921 Saccharomyces cerevisiae YPL180W TCO89 Tor Complex One) has protein sequence MATISRVKPVKTNSDTSLSQYMKQKKGHGKPKQFSAKSRSKSNTSFKNLQKLHKVGSHDALNRGLFDPMKKSKSSDSLNRRTVHSGLSMTALVRTSSHPVVLHQNSHSMKHKGLISDRNSKSVILDLHDSGDNDSMTDEEVESFTDIEGDDASDDETINGTGKNSTTQRNSMHSINDFQDRAGLRVDSGRPLQRPLSYKPPSRLRNRVDADDDHISSRAVSPMDNDKIDAPDREDDLIDPGNQDTISNTNSLRRHRQHMFDFNNGNGNLQKSYNVETTEHEDIIAANTAVDEGVRRYTEEDIIDGITHTATNEKANEDIGSDDPKRYSFAKAGAVTDEQFPEDPHSNDSSSSSKNGNMIPDSNNTALNGSNIDSETQGTEQYVPDMILSQSTGMERRFDQLSRQSSLAWLDPAENNNDKSLKIQNTKSNKFNYINQDLAASLKNDNIDQPSPPRHQEQQPKQSKADFSTAISSLTSHLTRPVSRDHLLRANTVSQSRPRQQSLYRQPSYSENDTSGNGMTDFSSFLQYGDVGTDSRTQQKLWLQRENSIQDLSSQNTSPDAVFLASNVEVRREFERISREYTNVRRFSNPLADSLSRISQQQSIEIQKQKKISTGENAGSFFGVDYDKGKSSKETNSTANKLEMQRMLTKLWNSNTLEFNKDENPLVQSNPELMTVQHPGTYRNTRPSRMSSSQHQRAVNSLHPTTRAVNRRMEHVLNQQHV, from the coding sequence ATGGCCACAATTTCCCGTGTGAAGCCTGTGAAGACTAATTCAGATACCAGTCTATCACAGTATatgaagcagaagaaaGGACATGGAAAACCTAAACAGTTCTCTGCAAAATCTAGGAGCAAGAGCAACACCAGTTTCAAGAACTTACAGAAATTACACAAGGTAGGAAGCCACGATGCATTGAATAGAGGACTTTTCGATCCtatgaagaaatcgaagAGTTCGGACTCATTGAACAGACGCACGGTACACAGTGGTCTCAGTATGACGGCATTGGTAAGAACATCATCTCATCCAGTTGTGCTACACCAGAATAGTCACAGCATGAAGCATAAGGGCCTAATTAGTGATAGGAACTCCAAGTCCGTCATCCTAGATCTTCACGATTCTGGGGATAACGATTCTATGACTGATGAAGAGGTAGAGTCTTTCACCGATATAGAAGGAGATGATGCATCAGATGATGAGACAATAAATGGAACGGgcaaaaattcaacaactcAGAGGAACTCGATGCATAGCATCAATGATTTTCAGGACAGAGCTGGGTTAAGAGTGGATTCTGGTAGACCTCTACAAAGGCCATTGAGCTATAAACCACCGTCACGGCTTAGAAACAGAGTTGATGCAGATGATGatcatatttcatcaaGAGCTGTGAGCCCAATGGATAATGACAAAATTGACGCTCCTGACAGGGAAGATGACCTTATTGACCCTGGCAATCAGGACACTATATCGAACACGAATAGTCTAAGACGCCACAGGCAACATAtgtttgatttcaataatggAAACGGTAATCTGCAGAAATCTTATAATGTGGAAACTACGGAGCATGAGGATATTATAGCAGCGAACACTGCCGTCGATGAAGGAGTGCGTCGTTatactgaagaagatattatTGACGGAATTACACATACAGCAACAAACGAAAAAGCAAATGAGGATATTGGTAGTGATGATCCTAAGCGATATTCATTCGCAAAAGCTGGCGCTGTAACTGATGAACAGTTTCCTGAGGATCCCCATAGTAATGACAGTTCCTCCTCCAGTAAGAATGGCAATATGATTCCTGATAGCAACAACACTGCTCTGAATGGTTCTAATATCGACTCTGAAACACAAGGAACGGAACAATACGTTCCTGATATGATTCTATCTCAGTCTACCGgaatggaaagaagatttgatcaattATCTCGTCAGAGTTCGTTAGCATGGCTCGACCCAGCCGAAAATAATAACGATAAATCTCTCAAGATACAGAATACAAAATCCAATAAATTTAACTATATCAATCAAGATTTGGCAGCTTCGTTGAAAAATGACAATATTGATCAGCCATCTCCTCCGCGCCATCAAGAACAGCAGCCGAAACAATCGAAGGCCGACTTTTCTACAGCTATATCCAGTTTAACCAGTCATTTGACAAGGCCCGTTTCACGCGACCATCTTTTACGTGCGAACACTGTATCTCAGTCACGTCCACGGCAGCAATCACTCTATCGGCAACCATCGTACAGTGAGAATGATACCAGCGGTAATGGCATGACAGATTTCTCGTCATTTTTGCAATACGGAGACGTCGGAACTGACTCAAGAACACAACAAAAGTTATGGTTGCAAAGAGAAAATTCAATACAAGATCTAAGCAGTCAAAACACCTCTCCTGATGCAGTGTTCTTGGCCTCGAATGTGGAGGTGAGaagagaatttgaaagaatttctaGAGAATACACTAATGTTAGAAGATTCTCTAATCCGTTGGCAGATTCTTTGAGCAGAATATCGCAACAACAAAGTATTGAAAtacaaaaacaaaagaaaattagCACGGGTGAGAACGCAGGAAGCTTCTTCGGAGTCGATTACGACAAGGGTAAATCATCCAAGGAAACTAACTCAACTGCCAATAAGTTGGAAATGCAACGTATGCTCACCAAACTTTGGAACAGCAATACATTAGAATTTAATAAGGACGAAAATCCTCTAGTTCAATCAAATCCTGAACTCATGACAGTGCAGCACCCCGGTACCTATCGAAACACCCGTCCATCCCGGATGTCCAGTTCTCAACATCAAAGAGCAGTAAACTCGTTGCATCCCACTACTAGGGCAGTAAATAGAAGAATGGAGCATGTTTTGAACCAACAGCATGTGTAA
- the PAN2 gene encoding poly(A)-specific ribonuclease (similar to uniprot|P53010 Saccharomyces cerevisiae YGL094C PAN2 Essential subunit of the Pan2p-Pan3p poly(A)-ribonuclease complex which acts to control poly(A) tail length and regulate the stoichiometry and activity of postreplication repair complexes) has translation MNNWQLSYQSPEDLTYHLKKPYLQYDKKEKQVTKVVFDTEANLIWAGDSYGRVSSYDPTYSLYTRHTAHIGSMPVVDLLSNKNGILSLSSDSLHFSNRRGVTQMSLTSADIAQLSDMKTMCYYTNNQNQVLCAGGNTASGIISVDLIKGTLASSTYFTSKVKHMSSNNKLVAIGKQAGSIDLFDPVSNRVIHSLSGHSASITSMDFKDNTLVTAGKSKTFGYLQSDQFINVYDVRIMKQLPPISFSKTPNFVGNHTSSKFPIGADFLQLHPVLPTVVAVASSSGSFDFIDLVNPSLRTPYIHPCKSISQFTLSPSGDYLAFLEEESMINMWNRSNSMSGFTNSAAVLEYQDYPEDSFIPYRVEVGQESYPLSSIGLPYYSETLLSAWPHTVFKTEGIISKKIEGSSSSETDNNSTKSVNRSLSHLSSSKYSLQPYNKFKYGPRNVIEPYKSLRERRKKMVSTTEDNQHRKELLEYKPSNNIDIPPAYSKLQMIYGKFGVMDFDFGGFNTTQYSGLETDIDCVYINEIIHLYRFVPEVYNFVVNCLEDEHIQEKSVLTELGFLFDMMTRANGKICRASNFVDVLESISTANELGLFTDEISTVSGHAGKPSLDEGNLSSHIYNLNLSVDADAEEIMKRSYGKYMTVAQKFNIFLLDRLISEEVERKLHSTDAIVLEELFGLNVDTEIHTLSTCGNFVRQPHLVSSLVVLSPASNNVKYSNKKLSNQTILPYIESSMCRFKQLTARCSKCEKLQNQEYESIVRNLPPLLSLNICLSPEEWTTAKTVNGWLSNHFFATISKDRPILKLQATDLKTSNAIFKYELMSYVARITDDFGEEHLVTYAKILDQKIQQYKWYMFNDFLVQEIDEDEALNISYWWKTPEIVVYSDAEEIRKPFVSVSKLKVDTDILYRDYFSEGIRKDVIRQYRLLTKDEAPGPGTLVALDAEFVSLTEPYLEINCKGMKTLLKPAKKSLARVSLLRGEGELEGVPFIDDYIINECHIEDYLTQFSGIEPGDLDPKLSKKSLVKRQVFYRKMWLLLQLGCVFVGHGLTNDFRQINIYVPESQIRDTSLYYLKGKRYLSLRYLAFAVLRKQVQTGNHDSIEDAHTALLLYRKYLELKEKGVFEMYLENIYDEGRKFGFKVPDTI, from the coding sequence ATGAACAATTGGCAACTTTCCTATCAGTCACCAGAAGATCTGACGTATCATTTAAAGAAGCCCTATTTGCAGTAtgataaaaaggaaaagcAAGTAACAAAGGTAGTATTTGATACTGAGGCTAATCTAATATGGGCCGGAGATTCCTACGGACGCGTATCATCATATGATCCGACATATTCACTTTATACCAGACATACGGCACATATAGGCTCAATGCCTGTTGTTGACCTTTTAAGCAATAAAAATGGTATTCTATCACTAAGCTCCGATTCTTTACATTTCTCTAATAGAAGGGGTGTCACTCAGATGAGCTTAACTTCAGCGGATATCGCACAACTTTCCGATATGAAGACCATGTGTTACTATACCAATAACCAAAATCAAGTACTATGTGCTGGTGGTAATACAGCCAGTGGTATAATATCTGTGGATCTGATAAAAGGAACACTAGCATCAAGCACATACTTTACTTCAAAGGTAAAGCACATGTCCTCAAATAACAAGCTTGTGGCAATTGGTAAGCAAGCGGGATCTATAGATTTATTTGATCCAGTCAGTAATAGGGTGATACATTCTTTATCGGGACACTCTGCATCAATTACCTCGAtggatttcaaagataatACTTTGGTAACTGCGggaaaatcaaaaacgTTTGGCTACTTGCAGTCTGATCAATTCATAAACGTTTACGATGTGAGAATAATGAAGCAATTACCGCCCATCtctttttccaaaacgCCTAATTTTGTGGGCAATCACACATCGTCCAAATTTCCGATAGGTGCGGACTTTTTACAATTGCATCCAGTGTTGCCAACGGTCGTGGCTGTTGCGTCTTCTTCGGGAAGTTTCGATTTCATAGATTTGGTCAATCCAAGCCTACGAACCCCATACATCCATCCTTGCAAATCTATTAGCCAATTCACGCTTTCTCCCAGTGGTGATTATCTTGcctttcttgaagaagaaagcaTGATAAATATGTGGAACAGATCAAACTCTATGTCTGGATTTACCAACTCTGCTGCAGTACTTGAATACCAGGATTACCCCGAAGACAGTTTCATCCCATATAGAGTCGAAGTGGGTCAGGAATCGTACCCTTTAAGTTCAATTGGGCTACCCTATTACTCAGAAACATTGTTGTCGGCATGGCCTCACACTGTATTCAAAACTGAAGGAATCATATCTAAAAAGATTGAAGGAAGCAGTTCTTCAGAAACCGACAATAATTCTACGAAGAGTGTTAACAGGTCTCTTTCTCACTTGTCAAGCAGTAAGTATTCATTACAGCCGTacaacaaattcaaatatgGCCCTCGAAATGTTATAGAGCCTTATAAGTCGCTaagggaaagaagaaaaaaaatggtaaGTACGACAGAAGATAATCAACATAGGAAAGAACTACTAGAATATAAACCTTCCAATAACATTGATATCCCACCAGCATACAGCAAATTACAAATGATATATGGGAAGTTTGGAGTAATGGATTTCGATTTTGGTGGATTCAATACAACTCAGTATTCGGGATTGGAAACAGATATTGACTGTGtttatatcaatgaaataatcCATTTGTACCGTTTCGTTCCTGAAGTTTACAACTTTGTAGTGAACTGTTTGGAAGATGAACACATTCAAGAAAAGTCTGTTTTGACCGAGCTTGggtttttgtttgatatgATGACAAGAGCGAATGGTAAAATTTGCCGAGCATCTAACtttgttgatgttcttgAATCAATATCAACGGCTAATGAGCTGGGTTTATTTACTGACGAAATTTCAACTGTATCAGGGCATGCTGGCAAGCCCTCTTTAGATGAAGGGAACTTATCCTCTCACATCTATAACTTGAATTTGTCAGTAGATGCTGACGcagaagaaataatgaaaaggTCCTATGGGAAATATATGACTGTGGCTCAAAAgtttaatattttcttaCTTGATAGATTAAtatcagaagaagttgaaagaaagttgCATTCAACTGACGCGATTGTGTTAGAAGAATTATTTGGGCTTAATGTGGATACTGAAATTCACACATTATCTACCTGCGGAAATTTCGTTCGCCAGCCACATCTCGTGTCGTCTTTGGTAGTTTTAAGTCCGGCAAGCAACAACGTAAAATATAGCAATAAGAAACTGAGTAACCAAACCATTCTACCGTATATTGAATCATCCATGTGCAGGTTCAAGCAATTGACAGCAAGATGTTCTAAATGCGAGAAGTTGCAAAATCAAGAATACGAAAGCATAGTCAGAAATTTACCACCTTTACTTTCACTCAATATTTGTTTGTCACCAGAAGAATGGACAACTGCTAAAACTGTTAATGGATGGTTGTCAAACCACTTTTTTGCCACAATCTCTAAGGATAGACCCATCTTGAAACTTCAGGCCACTGACCTCAAGACGTCTAATGCTATCTTCAAGTACGAATTAATGTCCTATGTCGCAAGAATCACAGACGATTTCGGTGAGGAGCATTTGGTCACGTACGCTAAGATCTTGGATCAGAAAATACAACAGTACAAGTGGTACATGTTTAATGACTTTTTGGtacaagaaattgatgaggatgaggCTTTAAATATTTCGTACTGGTGGAAAACACCAGAAATTGTTGTTTATTCTGATGCGGAAGAAATCAGAAAGCCATTTGTTTCAGTTTCGAAATTAAAGGTTGACACAGACATCCTATATCGTGACTATTTCAGTGAGGGCATTAGAAAAGACGTGATAAGACAATACAGACTATTGACTAAAGATGAAGCACCAGGACCGGGCACCTTAGTTGCCTTGGACGCGGAATTCGTGTCTTTGACAGAACCGTACTTGGAAATCAATTGTAAAGGTATGAAAACCTTGCTTAAACCAGCTAAGAAGTCTTTGGCTCGTGTATCTTTGTTGAGAGGTGAAGGTGAGTTGGAAGGTGTTCCATTCATTGATGACTATATTATAAATGAGTGTCATATCGAGGATTATCTAACCCAATTCAGTGGTATCGAGCCAGGAGACTTGGATCCAAAACTGAGTAAAAAAAGTTTGGTTAAAAGACAAGTCTTTTACAGAAAAATGTGGTTACTACTTCAATTGGGATGTGTTTTTGTAGGACATGGATTAACCAATGATTTCAGACAGATCAATATATATGTCCCAGAATCTCAAATTAGAGACACGTCGTTGTATTATTTAAAAGGGAAAAGATATCTTTCTCTACGTTATTTGGCGTTCGCGGTTTTGAGAAAACAGGTGCAAACAGGAAATCATGACTCCATCGAAGACGCACATACTGCGTTGTTACTTTATAGAAAGTATTTGGAGCTAAAGGAGAAGGGTGTATTTGAAATGTATCTAGAGAACATTTATGATGAAGGAAGAAAGTTCGGCTTCAAAGTTCCTGACACGATTTGA